The DNA window TCTCTGTGCATAACtcagtgtctttctttctcttgagtATGTTTCTTGCTTTCTAACAGAGCTAACACTTGGGAAAGTAGTAAGGTACCCAGCTCTCTGGCTTCTGTGTTCTAGAATCTATAGTTTAGATTGGTGCTCACAGAGCCTAGGGTTCCAGAATGTCCCTATTTTTGACTATCACAGGGGAAGTGTGAGGCAAGGCATCCGCTAGAAAGGATTTGGGGTGTCATGCAGGCCTGGGGCACTGTGGTAGTGACCTTGGCCACATTGATGGTTACTACTGTGGACCCCAAGATTTATGAACGCTGTGAGCTGGCAAAGAAGCTGGAGAAGGCAGGCCTCAATGACTTTAAAGGCTACAGCGTTGGAGACTGTAAGATTCCAGGGGCCCTAATCCCATCCACACCCAAAACTACCCTCTACACTCAGACTCAGGCCTCCTTTGTCATTTTTCATCTTTCTGGAAAAGGACATGTTCTTTTCAGCTACCTCTTGACTAACATGACTGGTTTAACTCAACTGTCATGTCACCATCAACATTGTCTTCACAACTACCGCCTTACTCTCCACCATCCATACTATCCCTATCATCAGTAAGTATCACTGCTATTATCACCATGAATATTATTCACCATCACTGTCACTGATATCTCACCAGAACAAACACCCCACCACCAAGCCAGGACTATCACCCTCACAACCATGCCTGTCTTCTCCCCTCTAATCCTAGCCTACCCAATTCTTAAGGCCTTCTGCCCATTTCCTATCTCCCCTCTTTGCCCCAGGGCTGTGCATGGCACACTACGAGAGTGGCTTTGATACCTCCTTTGTGGATCACAACCCTGATGGCAGCAGTGAATATGGCATTTTCCAGCTGAATTCTGCTTGGTGGTGTAATAATGGCATCACACCCACCCAGAACCTCTGCCACATGAATTGTAGTGGTAAGATAGCCCTGGGGACACATGGAAATTCCATCTGGTCCTACATGTCACACACTAAAGGCAATGCCTTCTAAAACCTTAATACCCtgtaaaagcataaaaataacaGGAGATCACATCAGgttaaaaaatgaacccaacatggctcagggaaattttgcggaagagggggcggaaagaatgtcagagtcacgtgttgggtcatgatttgcagagacatttatcgtaccaataactgtgggctaactccacaatgcacgacccatttacatcaacaaggagggtccaatgggagggggtagatcatagatgagcctaaacaatg is part of the Jaculus jaculus isolate mJacJac1 chromosome X, mJacJac1.mat.Y.cur, whole genome shotgun sequence genome and encodes:
- the Spaca5 gene encoding sperm acrosome-associated protein 5, with translation MQAWGTVVVTLATLMVTTVDPKIYERCELAKKLEKAGLNDFKGYSVGDWLCMAHYESGFDTSFVDHNPDGSSEYGIFQLNSAWWCNNGITPTQNLCHMNCSDLLNRHILDDIACAKRVVSLHKNMKAWDSWSRHCSGHDLSEWLKGCNVHLKTDSRKINS